In Pseudomonadota bacterium, one genomic interval encodes:
- a CDS encoding glycosyltransferase — translation MKQSCSVVIATRNRTEELAECLKSIHLQTIPPDEIIVVDSSDKRSKLYENCNPTEKIPIKYIHTLDRSSARQRNKGIDVCIGDIIFFFDDDIILDKDFIANSLKVYEDDKSGVIGCVQGVDLNVTKSFLSGKRRLLFYRLFMLDRNDSLARLLPSGMTVHLDYASPEIRHSSKIIRVYCAPGGITSYRREALEEFRFDENYNGYSHGEDVELSHRVSQKYEMYFTPEAKLFHNQPPSKIAWYRTEAYIRSAISAQVYIFRKLFKKNPLNYIAILWSWFGLLIWNGIVHPNKKYFVYYLRSMKKEFWNIFRKIA, via the coding sequence ATGAAGCAGAGTTGTTCGGTAGTAATTGCAACGAGGAACAGAACAGAAGAGCTTGCTGAATGTTTGAAATCAATCCACCTGCAAACGATACCCCCGGATGAGATTATTGTGGTTGATTCAAGCGACAAACGAAGCAAACTCTATGAAAACTGCAATCCTACCGAGAAGATTCCAATAAAATATATTCATACGCTTGATCGCAGCTCGGCAAGACAACGCAATAAAGGGATAGATGTGTGCATTGGCGATATCATTTTCTTTTTCGATGACGATATTATTTTAGATAAAGACTTTATCGCAAACAGCTTGAAGGTCTATGAAGATGACAAATCTGGAGTTATTGGGTGTGTACAGGGCGTCGACTTGAATGTTACGAAGTCTTTCTTATCAGGGAAAAGACGGTTGCTATTCTATCGTTTGTTTATGCTGGATCGAAATGATAGCCTCGCAAGATTGTTACCCTCTGGGATGACTGTCCATTTAGATTATGCATCACCAGAAATCAGGCATTCTTCGAAAATAATCAGGGTCTATTGTGCACCGGGGGGAATAACGAGCTATCGAAGGGAGGCATTAGAGGAGTTCAGATTTGATGAAAACTACAATGGATATTCCCATGGGGAGGATGTAGAATTATCCCATCGAGTGTCACAAAAATATGAGATGTATTTCACTCCAGAAGCAAAGTTGTTTCATAATCAACCACCAAGCAAAATAGCATGGTATAGAACAGAGGCTTATATTCGATCCGCAATCAGCGCTCAGGTCTATATCTTTCGAAAATTATTTAAAAAGAATCCATTGAATTATATTGCAATATTATGGTCTTGGTTTGGCTTACTGATTTGGAACGGAATAGTACATCCAAACAAGAAATATTTTGTTTACTATCTGCGGTCCATGAAAAAAGAATTTTGGAACATATTTCGAAAAATCGCTTGA
- a CDS encoding NAD-dependent epimerase/dehydratase family protein, with product MKYIVTGGAGFIGSHLTEELLNIGHSVCVYDNLSSGYESNLPIHESLAFIRKRIQDVNLQEIGNLDGIFHFGAQASVPISIEEFYESSNNNLASSLKVFEIAKNYAIPVVYASSSAIYGNLPIGDDERPIYEILSPYAQDKLVLEQYAKLFFELYQISSIGLRFFNVYGPKQDPANPYSGVISVFIDKFLNKLPVTINGGYQTRDFVYVKDIVKTLIRSMDLAKSNKVCEFINVGTGLSTTVDELYQKLCNIFNFKPDVIYKPLPLGDPEKSSGIFNKLDQLLQIDQAEFYSLDYGLKHTVEYFKDINNEKI from the coding sequence ATGAAATATATAGTTACTGGTGGTGCCGGATTTATAGGGTCGCATTTAACAGAAGAATTGTTAAATATCGGTCATTCAGTTTGCGTGTACGATAATCTGTCAAGCGGTTATGAAAGCAATTTACCGATACATGAATCATTGGCTTTCATAAGAAAAAGAATACAAGACGTGAACCTCCAAGAAATTGGGAATTTAGACGGAATCTTCCATTTTGGGGCTCAGGCTTCAGTTCCGATTTCGATTGAGGAATTTTATGAAAGCAGTAATAACAATTTAGCAAGTTCCTTAAAGGTTTTCGAAATAGCAAAAAATTACGCCATACCCGTTGTTTATGCTTCCTCATCAGCTATTTATGGAAATTTGCCTATCGGAGATGACGAAAGACCGATCTATGAGATTTTATCTCCTTATGCACAAGATAAATTGGTATTAGAACAATATGCAAAATTATTTTTTGAATTATATCAAATAAGCTCTATAGGGCTCAGATTTTTTAATGTCTATGGTCCAAAACAAGATCCGGCCAATCCTTATTCCGGGGTTATTTCTGTTTTCATCGATAAGTTCTTAAATAAATTACCGGTTACCATCAATGGTGGTTATCAGACACGTGATTTTGTCTATGTTAAAGATATTGTAAAAACTTTAATTCGCTCAATGGACTTAGCTAAATCAAATAAAGTATGTGAGTTTATTAATGTTGGTACAGGATTATCTACAACTGTTGATGAATTATATCAGAAGTTGTGTAATATATTTAATTTTAAACCGGATGTAATATACAAACCCCTTCCTTTGGGTGATCCGGAAAAATCGAGTGGAATATTTAATAAACTTGATCAATTACTGCAAATCGATCAAGCAGAATTTTATTCTTTAGATTATGGGTTGAAACATACAGTTGAATACTTTAAGGATATTAATAATGAAAAAATTTGA
- a CDS encoding NAD(P)/FAD-dependent oxidoreductase, translating into MKKFEWAVIGSGIAGIVAAEILTREGHSTVLIEKNEKLASETTRDFHEWMHTGSLYTLIPDNLKTLKFILGAVDDLLEYYGSYGNMNLLPTEKGLAISQKERPWFENNNIHFKFRIKNRKWTLPWVLGVARAVFLIGKIKEHDWLRRRAGVVDQFKLKKRELYLIIRNLLKHREKFFDCETTDFTMNSRNILNDLICQSVNNGLQISTSNKFVNFEEKEGKILVNCLKKKFEVERLLLCISGDIVKHFDSSVKISYAPLAVVKNIHPDTNSFVELDYFPENCINIITKSDGIGLIGGISFSNINRCDSYIKEVIEKHKEYNPELKVLHTYNGVKSEITFKDQPRNYLYHILKLRQNIWGIIPGKFALGFSIAPEFYRQVYKKNPRKYFNSSNDNKFNSQLISNTVWYDTYHQNK; encoded by the coding sequence ATGAAAAAATTTGAGTGGGCTGTTATTGGTAGCGGTATAGCTGGAATAGTTGCTGCAGAAATTTTGACACGAGAAGGACATAGCACGGTACTGATAGAAAAAAATGAAAAGCTGGCCTCCGAGACAACACGCGATTTTCATGAATGGATGCACACAGGTTCACTCTATACGCTAATTCCTGATAATTTAAAGACATTAAAATTTATACTTGGGGCTGTGGACGATCTATTAGAGTATTATGGTTCGTATGGGAATATGAATTTATTACCCACCGAAAAGGGTTTAGCGATTAGCCAAAAAGAAAGACCTTGGTTTGAGAATAATAATATTCATTTTAAGTTCCGTATAAAAAATAGAAAATGGACCTTACCTTGGGTTCTTGGTGTTGCAAGAGCGGTTTTCCTTATAGGCAAAATAAAAGAACATGACTGGCTAAGGAGGCGCGCAGGTGTTGTAGATCAATTCAAGCTAAAAAAGCGTGAATTGTATTTAATAATTCGAAATCTTCTAAAGCATAGAGAGAAATTTTTTGATTGTGAAACAACAGACTTTACAATGAACTCAAGAAATATCCTTAATGATCTAATATGTCAGTCAGTTAATAATGGTCTTCAAATCTCAACTTCCAATAAATTTGTAAATTTTGAAGAAAAAGAAGGGAAAATTCTTGTTAATTGTTTAAAAAAGAAATTTGAAGTTGAAAGACTATTACTTTGTATTAGCGGCGATATCGTTAAACATTTTGATTCAAGCGTAAAGATAAGTTATGCCCCATTGGCAGTTGTGAAGAATATCCATCCTGACACAAATTCATTTGTTGAATTAGATTACTTCCCCGAAAATTGCATTAACATCATAACCAAAAGTGATGGTATTGGATTAATTGGCGGAATATCATTTTCAAATATCAACAGATGTGATTCTTACATCAAAGAGGTTATCGAAAAGCACAAAGAATATAATCCCGAGCTAAAGGTATTGCATACTTATAACGGAGTAAAAAGTGAAATTACCTTTAAGGATCAACCCAGAAATTACTTATATCATATATTAAAATTACGACAGAATATTTGGGGAATAATTCCGGGTAAGTTTGCTTTAGGGTTCAGCATTGCGCCCGAATTTTATAGACAAGTATATAAAAAGAATCCGAGAAAATATTTTAACTCTTCAAATGACAATAAATTTAATTCTCAATTAATTTCAAATACAGTTTGGTATGATACATATCATCAAAATAAATAA
- a CDS encoding DegT/DnrJ/EryC1/StrS family aminotransferase has protein sequence MIKIPQSAVEFFKQNIDEIFFTGNLAEGKWNKELSNHVSEYCGVKHATPTSSNGSGLVALMLIYKEYFNRSEVLLQSNTMYGVKTMVYSAGCHLSGFIGCTLDTLMPSFEQVKQAVEDFVGDKKKMIILLSHIGGIINPDIERIAEFCRSENIILLEDCAHSYGATINGKHSGTFGDAGAFSFYATKSVPAGEGGIVITKHDDIGEYIKRFIIYDRFEQKMKIGNNNRPSEIQALLIYAVVKCTDEIIKNKKGIADKYIAVCNELSIPYIKQNAKTSLGNYYKFIVYNAKIPISEYLPTLKTKTSGVYDYSLGNSKSITTHHACLPIWYGQENEVTEKVISELYASRLLVDKV, from the coding sequence ATGATTAAGATTCCTCAAAGTGCTGTTGAATTCTTTAAACAAAACATTGATGAAATATTCTTTACTGGTAATCTTGCCGAGGGAAAGTGGAATAAAGAATTATCAAACCACGTTTCAGAATATTGCGGTGTAAAGCACGCTACGCCTACATCTTCAAACGGCAGCGGATTAGTTGCGTTGATGCTGATTTACAAGGAATATTTTAATAGATCGGAAGTGCTACTGCAATCGAATACGATGTATGGTGTAAAGACCATGGTTTATTCTGCCGGTTGTCATTTATCCGGTTTTATTGGCTGTACTTTAGATACTCTCATGCCATCTTTCGAACAAGTAAAACAAGCAGTGGAAGACTTTGTTGGTGATAAAAAAAAGATGATTATATTACTCAGTCATATAGGGGGTATAATAAACCCTGATATTGAGAGAATTGCTGAATTCTGCCGATCTGAGAATATTATTCTTCTTGAAGACTGTGCCCATAGTTACGGAGCTACAATAAATGGTAAACATTCAGGTACTTTTGGAGACGCGGGAGCTTTCAGTTTCTATGCAACCAAATCTGTTCCAGCCGGAGAGGGAGGAATTGTTATCACTAAACATGATGATATTGGGGAATACATTAAACGCTTTATTATATATGATAGATTCGAACAGAAAATGAAGATTGGTAATAATAATAGACCTTCAGAAATTCAAGCGTTGCTCATTTATGCAGTTGTAAAATGTACTGATGAAATTATTAAAAATAAAAAGGGAATAGCTGATAAGTATATTGCAGTGTGTAATGAATTATCTATTCCTTACATTAAGCAAAATGCAAAAACTTCTTTGGGCAATTATTATAAATTTATCGTTTATAATGCAAAAATACCGATAAGTGAATATTTACCTACCTTAAAAACAAAAACTTCCGGTGTATATGATTATTCATTGGGGAACTCGAAATCAATTACTACCCATCATGCTTGTTTGCCTATTTGGTATGGACAGGAAAATGAAGTAACAGAAAAAGTTATTAGTGAACTGTATGCATCAAGATTGTTAGTTGATAAGGTTTAG
- a CDS encoding glycosyltransferase family 4 protein, with protein MKIAYLSTGVSIHDYRFLSKMVEYGHETFLISYFGNNLVNVEGVKVYKYNYYRRLYAFNRYIAPFLGFQFAKITWTFQIAFHLRKLLKNIKPDILHTNFIQYDGFYGALAGFKPTISMPWGSDILINPERSKFDNFATKFTLKKADRIVCDCELVKQKIIQLSHCSSDKITKVLCGVNQNIFNKNASGRNVRARMGLEEKTILLMNRNFMPVYGNEYFIKALPTITKKFPNVYVILIGDGPNRGDCITQVANSGIQNFVHFAGSVTETEMAEYLNAADIYVSTSLSDGSSVSLLEAFACGKPVVVTDIPANREWVENGINGFLVPPRDPETTAKAIIKLLENSQLASSFGERNLKIAKDKANWDREYERLNNLYVELIGKNSKLIGD; from the coding sequence ATGAAGATTGCTTATCTTTCTACTGGCGTAAGCATACATGATTATCGCTTTTTATCTAAAATGGTTGAGTATGGCCATGAGACATTTCTTATATCATATTTTGGTAACAACCTTGTTAATGTCGAGGGTGTTAAAGTTTACAAGTACAACTATTATAGAAGGCTATATGCTTTTAATCGTTATATAGCTCCTTTTTTAGGATTTCAGTTTGCAAAAATAACATGGACTTTTCAGATAGCATTTCATCTTAGAAAACTATTAAAGAATATTAAACCGGACATTTTGCACACTAATTTTATACAATATGACGGATTCTATGGTGCACTTGCAGGTTTTAAGCCGACAATCTCTATGCCATGGGGTTCTGATATTTTGATTAATCCTGAGCGATCGAAGTTTGATAATTTTGCTACAAAATTTACCTTGAAAAAGGCTGACAGAATAGTTTGTGATTGTGAGTTGGTGAAACAGAAAATTATCCAATTAAGTCATTGTTCATCCGACAAGATAACCAAGGTATTGTGTGGCGTTAACCAAAATATATTCAATAAAAATGCCTCCGGGCGTAACGTTAGAGCAAGAATGGGGTTGGAAGAAAAAACAATCTTGCTTATGAATAGGAATTTCATGCCTGTTTATGGCAATGAGTATTTTATTAAGGCGTTACCAACAATAACAAAAAAGTTTCCTAACGTATATGTGATTTTAATAGGGGATGGGCCAAATAGAGGTGATTGTATTACACAAGTCGCCAATTCAGGTATTCAAAATTTTGTACATTTTGCCGGGTCAGTTACAGAGACAGAAATGGCAGAATATCTTAATGCTGCTGATATATATGTATCAACATCCTTGAGTGACGGGTCATCGGTATCTCTTCTTGAGGCATTTGCGTGTGGTAAACCTGTTGTGGTAACAGATATACCAGCGAATCGGGAGTGGGTAGAAAATGGAATTAATGGTTTCCTTGTTCCGCCACGAGATCCGGAAACGACTGCAAAAGCTATTATAAAGTTATTAGAGAATAGTCAATTGGCGAGTTCATTCGGCGAAAGGAACCTGAAGATTGCAAAAGATAAGGCGAACTGGGACAGGGAATATGAGAGGTTAAATAATTTGTATGTTGAATTGATTGGCAAAAATAGTAAGCTTATAGGAGATTAA
- a CDS encoding glycosyltransferase family 4 protein, whose amino-acid sequence MKIGYLWTDGSSRVVGNTAEAVHVQSICLALKKLGHQIFIVSGELETTGDSQGTLCPFPLSVIPSPNPLPVTSWLYQWANKHKRHSTSRSAQGPGSEAPRPAVGYVPTWQLHPLWSDLEQRISALRYQQHFYHQAHPLLEQERPDALYQRYTRYGLSGIRLARDLRIPLIVEMNASFTEPREWFRQPSPLYPWMIEQSERYLCLNATAVVIVSAAQTPYLQRLGVSEDRTLVLPNAVNLELFKPNKEAALAIRQRYGLLGKFVVGFISSMRPWHDVETLLEAIKLVKQSPLDICALIVGDGPARPALESRVKEMGLEGMVIFVGHVPHPEVSSFIESMDTTAVLCSDSLGSPMKLFEYLAMCKPVIASRSGQLTEIIQHRQNGMLVDPQNSLHVAEALLELGNNPHLRERLGKAARLTVESKHTWEHNAQAVVDLLERFGAK is encoded by the coding sequence TTGAAGATTGGCTATCTATGGACAGATGGATCTAGCAGGGTGGTGGGGAATACTGCCGAAGCCGTGCACGTTCAATCAATATGTCTGGCGCTGAAAAAGCTGGGACACCAGATTTTTATCGTGTCAGGTGAACTGGAAACAACTGGTGACTCGCAGGGTACACTGTGTCCATTTCCTCTAAGTGTGATTCCATCCCCCAACCCATTGCCGGTTACTTCTTGGCTCTACCAATGGGCTAATAAGCATAAGCGTCACTCAACGTCTCGGTCAGCTCAAGGGCCTGGATCTGAAGCACCCAGGCCGGCTGTTGGCTACGTACCTACCTGGCAATTACATCCTTTGTGGAGCGATCTTGAACAGAGGATATCAGCCTTGCGCTATCAGCAACATTTCTACCATCAGGCGCATCCTTTGTTGGAGCAGGAGCGCCCCGATGCCCTCTATCAGCGCTATACGCGATATGGATTGTCTGGGATTCGGCTGGCAAGGGACCTACGGATTCCGCTGATCGTGGAAATGAACGCTTCTTTCACAGAACCACGGGAATGGTTCCGGCAGCCGAGCCCTCTTTATCCGTGGATGATTGAGCAGAGCGAGCGCTATCTTTGCCTTAATGCTACAGCGGTGGTAATAGTGTCTGCCGCGCAAACGCCTTACCTTCAAAGATTAGGGGTGTCTGAGGATCGGACTTTAGTCCTCCCCAATGCAGTGAACCTTGAACTATTCAAACCCAATAAAGAAGCAGCCTTGGCCATCCGGCAAAGGTATGGGTTGTTAGGTAAGTTTGTGGTGGGATTTATTAGTTCTATGAGGCCTTGGCACGATGTGGAGACCTTGCTGGAGGCTATCAAACTGGTAAAGCAAAGCCCGTTAGACATTTGCGCTTTGATTGTCGGTGATGGACCCGCTCGGCCCGCACTGGAGAGCAGGGTTAAAGAAATGGGGCTGGAGGGGATGGTAATTTTCGTTGGACATGTGCCCCATCCAGAGGTCTCCAGTTTCATAGAAAGCATGGATACTACGGCTGTGTTGTGTTCAGATTCTTTGGGTTCCCCTATGAAACTTTTCGAGTATCTTGCGATGTGCAAGCCGGTGATTGCATCTCGGTCCGGGCAATTGACTGAAATCATCCAGCATCGACAGAACGGCATGCTTGTAGATCCTCAGAATTCTCTGCATGTTGCCGAGGCATTATTGGAATTGGGAAACAACCCACACTTAAGGGAACGGCTGGGGAAAGCGGCGCGTCTGACCGTGGAGAGCAAGCACACCTGGGAACATAACGCTCAGGCAGTGGTTGATTTATTGGAGAGGTTTGGCGCAAAGTGA
- a CDS encoding glycosyltransferase family 4 protein: protein MKIAYLSHGLSVYDHRFLAKMVERGHRAYLLSCWPDKANIDIPGVDHIHYRLSFPRVKLLPAILHLRRTLSKIKPDVLHTGFLQHHGFYGALSGFHPVLSMPWGSDVLIVSDASRYERLIAQFTLKRADMITCDCALVKNKIVALTGYPEEKIVIFPWGIDLTIFKPATKPSALRDNLGWTGKKVLIMTRQFKPIYGIEYFLDALAVVVKAEPDTRVILAGAGPLESEYRRRITELGMNGIVYFPGWLDDAGTSEHLNAADIYITTSLSDGTSASMLEAMACGLPVVVSDAPSYFEWVRDGVNGFIVPRRNVEQIATCLIGLLQDKDLQQEMGTRNLALARERADWERNFDTLEGIYERLVTQRRQG from the coding sequence GTGAAGATAGCCTATCTTTCCCACGGATTAAGCGTGTATGACCATCGCTTTCTGGCTAAGATGGTAGAGCGAGGTCATAGGGCCTACTTGCTCTCCTGCTGGCCGGACAAAGCTAATATTGATATTCCAGGGGTTGATCACATCCATTATCGTCTTTCATTCCCCAGAGTAAAATTACTGCCAGCCATCTTGCATCTGAGGAGGACACTTAGCAAGATCAAACCCGATGTTCTTCACACCGGATTTCTCCAACACCACGGCTTCTATGGGGCCTTAAGTGGTTTCCATCCTGTCCTTTCCATGCCGTGGGGGTCTGATGTTCTGATAGTGTCTGATGCGTCCCGGTACGAGCGATTGATCGCGCAATTTACCCTGAAACGGGCTGATATGATTACCTGCGACTGCGCCCTTGTGAAGAATAAGATTGTGGCGTTGACCGGCTATCCGGAAGAAAAGATTGTAATCTTTCCCTGGGGGATAGACCTTACTATTTTCAAACCAGCGACAAAGCCTTCGGCTTTACGAGATAACCTTGGTTGGACCGGCAAAAAGGTCCTGATCATGACGCGTCAGTTCAAACCAATATATGGCATTGAGTATTTCCTCGATGCCTTGGCGGTTGTGGTAAAAGCGGAACCGGATACACGGGTGATTCTGGCGGGGGCTGGCCCTTTGGAGAGTGAGTATCGAAGACGCATAACGGAACTGGGAATGAACGGTATTGTATATTTCCCCGGATGGTTGGATGATGCCGGCACGAGTGAACATCTTAATGCCGCTGACATCTACATCACAACATCGCTTAGTGACGGCACCTCTGCTTCTATGCTTGAAGCTATGGCGTGTGGTTTGCCCGTGGTGGTGTCTGACGCTCCGTCCTACTTTGAGTGGGTACGGGATGGGGTGAACGGCTTTATTGTTCCACGCCGTAACGTGGAGCAGATTGCAACCTGCTTGATCGGGTTGCTTCAAGACAAAGATTTACAACAGGAGATGGGCACTCGCAACTTGGCTCTCGCTCGTGAACGTGCTGATTGGGAACGCAATTTCGATACATTGGAAGGTATCTACGAACGTCTTGTAACACAGCGTAGACAAGGATAG
- a CDS encoding class I SAM-dependent methyltransferase, with product MLLSIPYGSELKYTKLLNGKARIVYALFGEDYPGHRVRFYINRRCLERYAEGGNLKVLEIGSNNGAFSFWLSRNPRFRVVGLENEEKYVVDCERIARRLERENIRFICADAAKEPIAEDPFDLIFTSHVLEHIKDDTIVLANAFRLTKYGGHLIIQVPYGNPDKAPSCADLAKGHVREGYSVDDICKKVRTAGFEIISAGGSVGRIGRFAYRLGIKLLDLHLLVHFGILLLPLVHFLIYCEDLMARVRKRDPLPQSGILVVARRPDHKREA from the coding sequence ATGCTTTTGTCGATCCCATACGGTAGTGAGCTAAAATACACAAAGCTTCTAAACGGGAAAGCGAGGATCGTTTACGCTCTCTTTGGCGAAGACTATCCCGGACATCGGGTAAGATTTTACATAAATCGGCGATGTCTGGAAAGATACGCGGAAGGAGGAAACCTGAAGGTTCTCGAGATTGGGTCAAACAATGGCGCTTTCTCCTTCTGGCTCAGTAGAAACCCGCGTTTCAGGGTTGTTGGCCTTGAGAACGAAGAAAAATATGTTGTAGATTGCGAACGCATAGCGAGAAGGTTAGAACGAGAAAACATCCGTTTTATTTGCGCCGATGCTGCAAAAGAACCCATTGCGGAAGACCCTTTTGATCTAATATTTACGTCTCATGTGCTGGAACATATAAAAGACGATACTATTGTCCTCGCTAACGCGTTCCGTCTCACAAAATATGGTGGTCATCTGATCATACAGGTCCCCTATGGTAACCCGGATAAAGCGCCTTCCTGTGCTGACTTGGCAAAGGGCCACGTCAGGGAAGGATACTCAGTGGATGATATCTGCAAGAAAGTACGCACCGCTGGCTTTGAAATCATAAGCGCGGGAGGCAGTGTTGGACGGATAGGACGGTTCGCATACCGGCTCGGGATAAAACTTTTGGACCTTCACCTTTTAGTACATTTTGGCATATTGTTATTGCCACTTGTCCATTTTCTGATCTATTGCGAAGATTTGATGGCACGGGTAAGAAAACGAGATCCTTTACCGCAGAGCGGTATCCTTGTTGTGGCTCGCCGCCCTGATCATAAACGCGAAGCTTGA
- a CDS encoding glycosyltransferase: protein MKNFDLIVYLGGDWLGYHRRQMLLALAARIGEGGKILCVERPVCPFTTPVLHPKKFREWLAGKRGIRKVTNNLFIYTPYYLVHDQIASRVPGIVVVNRALLSRLLKNVIRKISFEERTLLSWIYNPFQTDYIGLVGEIGYIYECLDNYPELMRGSFSKVKIEQMEEALVKKAKIVFTTALKLYNTQKTMSPNTFYIPNGVNLSLFQHFCENDQIPDDLKSIPEPRFGFVGRLDEAFIDCELIETVAVSNPTWSFIFIGPVNTTLQTKRLQSLPNIFFLGIKTYELLPLYLKPLDAGLIPLKINKITECLNPLKLYEYMAAGCPIVSTDVPEIRPYAGFVRVARSIDEFTNALRSVLNNDSFQLRQSLREEAKQHSWEVRVKEMIRIIQNAI from the coding sequence GTGAAAAACTTTGATCTGATAGTTTATTTAGGCGGCGATTGGTTGGGCTATCATCGACGCCAAATGCTTCTTGCGCTCGCCGCCAGGATAGGAGAAGGAGGCAAGATTCTTTGTGTTGAGCGTCCTGTTTGCCCATTCACCACGCCTGTTCTGCATCCGAAGAAGTTTAGGGAATGGTTGGCTGGGAAACGGGGTATAAGGAAGGTGACAAATAATCTTTTCATTTATACGCCATATTATTTGGTTCATGATCAAATAGCTTCGCGTGTTCCGGGAATTGTTGTTGTGAATCGTGCTTTGCTTTCCAGGTTGCTAAAAAATGTTATCAGGAAGATATCTTTTGAGGAAAGAACACTTCTATCATGGATCTACAATCCTTTCCAGACTGACTACATAGGCTTAGTGGGTGAAATTGGCTACATTTATGAATGCCTTGATAATTATCCTGAACTGATGAGAGGTAGTTTCTCAAAGGTCAAGATCGAGCAAATGGAGGAAGCCTTAGTCAAAAAGGCGAAGATTGTTTTTACAACTGCTCTTAAACTTTACAATACTCAAAAAACGATGAGTCCAAACACATTTTATATACCAAATGGTGTTAATCTCTCTTTGTTTCAACATTTTTGCGAAAATGATCAAATCCCTGATGATTTGAAGTCAATCCCCGAGCCCCGTTTTGGATTTGTCGGAAGATTAGACGAGGCATTCATAGATTGTGAGCTAATCGAGACTGTAGCTGTGAGCAATCCAACTTGGTCTTTCATTTTTATTGGGCCGGTTAATACCACGCTACAAACCAAGAGATTACAATCACTGCCAAACATCTTTTTTCTTGGAATAAAGACTTATGAATTGTTGCCCCTTTATTTAAAACCCTTAGATGCTGGTCTCATTCCATTAAAAATAAACAAAATTACTGAATGTTTGAATCCGCTAAAGCTTTATGAATATATGGCTGCTGGTTGTCCTATTGTCTCTACTGACGTGCCTGAAATAAGGCCATATGCAGGTTTTGTCAGAGTAGCGCGAAGTATTGATGAGTTCACAAACGCACTCCGGTCGGTACTCAACAATGATAGCTTCCAGTTACGCCAATCTTTGCGTGAGGAAGCAAAACAACATTCTTGGGAAGTTAGAGTGAAAGAAATGATAAGGATTATACAGAATGCAATATAA